gctacacagagaatgagtttaaggctagcctgggaaacTTAGTGAGACCATTTCTCAAGGCTGAGATATACCTCAGTGGTAAACACTTGCCTCGCATGTGCCAGGCTCTTGGTTCACTCCCcagtaccagaaaaaaaaagatattaaaaattatgtatgtataatttcatatataatatgtaGTTATTATATACCTGAGCAGTGGGGTACAGAGCAGAATGAGGTTGAGCCtattctgtgtgtcttttggaTATATTATGTACACATGAATTGCTTGCCTTCCTGAATGTATTATATGTATACTTAAGTTTTTAAACCTAAAAGGTAAAGTTTTACACTTTTgcaaatattataattttatctcAAAATGTTAATACTATTAAAGTGATTAATAAGGCAAACTGTCAGTGGGTTTTTGTACTATGCCTGCAGAGTTCAGCACTGTGACTCCAGAGAGAAGATCTAGCACATGACCAGTTGGAAACTGTTCATTCACAGGACAAGATgggtttaaatgattttttttttattccaaaaaTTCTAAAGCAGTCTAAACGCTTTGTGGCATATAAACTCACAAAGAAGTGGATTTGCCTATGAGCCAAGATGTGTTTTCTGGATGATGCTATTTCTTGGTAgctaatcttcctgccttggcctacCAGCAATGATTGGATGAACACATCATGGAAGATATACGTCATTAATTTCTCTCTTCACCATTGTCCTTGCAGAAAGGTCTCCTTGGATCCTTCCAGCCGGAGCTTCACAGCTGACGCAAAAGTAACTGAATGTGCCCAGTTTCTGAAACCCCTTGACATCTTACAGGCATGGAGAATGCATTCCTTTCCAAGCCTGTGAATTCCACCTCTCCACCACTGTGGGATCACAGCACCCAGCCCAGTGTGTCTCATCCAATATTTATCAAGTGCCTGTTGTGGGGTGCCCATGCTGTGAACCTGCCCCTTGGAGGAACCTGTACCAAGGGACCATTAATTCTCTCATTCCAAAAAGAGCTGTACCAACCAAccttctgcctttttcttctgtttttctctccaggGAACCCTCTCAAGCAAAAAGGGTAAAGAAGTTTCATCCCCgggaaaggaagaaacagctgGCTTTTACAGCTTAGAAACTGCTCTCAAGACAGTTTTGGAAGACACAGCTTCCTTTCAAAGGTACAAAGAGGATTATTACATTATTTCTATTCTCAGTAAAAACTACTGTTTGGTCATCTTAATTACAGCATCTAACAGTGAAAAAGCAAGTTTGCTATCAGGCCACTTTTCATTATACTTCCACAAATGGAATGCAATAATGGTtttcaaaggaaggaaaaagatgcCCTCATCAGAAGTAACAACCCAAACCCGCTAACTGAAAACATGAACGTCCAAACAGACACAGCGGTGCGGATACTCCCCTCATAAATACCGAACGGAATACATTTCTGGTCGCCGACAGGCAATTCCTGTGCCACTACAATCTAGCGTCCACAGCCCCATCTGACACCTTCTCTAGCACAGTCACCATACAGTGATTTTCCTACTACCTATGCCAGCGCGTCAAAATTCACCTCCAGCCCCTAATGTCCCAGATGACTCCCACAGCAGCAGACGCCAGGCAATGGGGCACTGGAAACTTCGTCACCCAGGCGCACGGCGCCCTGTGTGGAGCTCTGAGCCCTCGGGAGGACACGGACCACCAAAAAGCAGCCTCCCTTACCCGGGTCACGGTGTCCACTCCCTGGGAGCGCAGTGTCTCCTTTGCAGGGCACAAGGTGCTCTCCACAGGGCACAGCCTCCCCTATGTGGGTACAGGGTTAGGGTCTCCCTCCTCAGAGCACAGAGTACCATCTGCAGGTGACAAGGTTCCCTCCCTGTGACGCATTCTCACCTCAGTGGGGCAATCGGTCCCCCTCCTCTCGGCACAGTCTCCCCTCTGCCAAGCACATGGTCCCTTCTGCATAGCACCAACTCCCCATCCCCTAGTACATCTTCCCCTCCTCGGAGCACGGGGTTCCCACCCCAGGGGTTCAGCCTCCCTTCTGCTCCGCACAGGTCCCCCTCTGGACCAGAGGACACAGGATGCACTCTCTGGACGCAGCCTCTCCCCTGCCAAGCACATGGTCccttctgcaggacacagggtcCCCATCCCCGGACGAAGCTTCAGAGTGACACAAGGTGTCTCCTCCCTTCTGCATGGGCACAGGTCCCCTCTCTAGGATGCAAGGTCTCCATCCCCGGGCGCAGCTTTCCCCCTGCAGGGCACAGGGTCCCCATTCCCGGGCGCAGCCTCCCGTCTGCTGGGCAAACGTCCCCTCCCGGAGTACAGGATCCCCTCCCCGGAGCTCAGGTCCCCTCCGCTGGGCACATGGTTCACCTCCGCGGGCGCAGCCTCCTCTCGGATGGGCACAGGTCCCCTCCCTGGAGTAGAGGGTCCCCTCCGCGGGCACAGCCTCCTGTCCGGGAGGCGCACTCTCGGCTCACCGCGGCGCAGCGCATCCCACGCGGACGCGGCGCCTCCAGGAGCGGACAAGCCGTCTTGGGCGCAGCCTCCTCCCGCAGCGCAGCGCAGCGCATCCGAGAGGACGCGGCCCGCCCTCCCCGCACCGCCCGGGATGCGCCAGCAACCCCGCAGCCCGCCGCGGGGACCCCGGGGCCGGGGTCTATAGGGTCTGGGGTCGGTGGTCAGGTCCGCACCCGCCGGCGCTGCGCGGCCTCAGCCACCTGCCCCGCGCTTACATAAACGCGGCCGCCCGCGTCCCCGCCGCCTTACCCTCAGGTCACGCTGCGCCCGCGGGCTGCCGGCGTCCGGCTCTCGGCGCAGCGGCGGGCTCCGCTGGCCCCGCGGCCCCGGCCAGGAGCCCCCCGTCGCCGCCGCCTTCAGCCTCAGCCACCTCAGCCTCAGccgctgcctcagcctctgcctcagcttcagcGCCGGCGGCTCCGCCCCCTCTGCTCGCCCCGCCCCAGCCGCCGCagccgcgcgcgcgcgcgcatgcaggGGTGGAGTCAGCGCCCGACGCCGACGTGCGCGCGCCGGTGCCTGGGGgtgtggggcggggcgggggcggggacgGGGCGGGgacggggcgggggcggggcgggggcggggcggaaCCGGTGTCCCAGCTTACCCACGGCAGGAACCGCGAGGGTTAGCGGTTAGAACCCCAAACAGATCTTGGGTCGCTAGGGAGACTCGAAGGGGAAGGGAGCCTCGGTCACGCACTGAGAAGATCGACGGGGGCGGGATTCTAGAACCCGCACGGGGGAGACCCGAGAGAGCCGGGGCCCCAGATGGGAGCTGAGTGGACAGGTCGGGGGCGGAGGGCGGGTAAGGACCAAGAACCCTAGAGATTCTGAAGAAGCTGGGACCTGGGCAGGGAGCCTCGGAGGAGGATCGTCCTCTGAGAAGAGCCACTGAAGCGCGGCAGTGACCGCCCCCCGCCTGAAGACCCACTGCATCGAGCGCGTGGGTACCACGGAATCCTGCAGGAATCATCTCCTGGGCCTTCCTCTGCTTTTGAGAGATGGCCCTGGCCACACCCCCCTCCGTAGACGTTGAAAATAAGTAAGCAGAGGACCAGGGGCATGATTTTGTGAAGCAATGTGTCTAGTGTTGGTCACTGGGAGAGTGTAAGGAACTAGTAGGAATGGTAGTAGGTTTTTAACTtagaccccccccaccccaggggtCAAGTTCAGGCTCTGCCACTTCTTAGACATACCAGACGTCTCATTTACTCGGCTCGGCCTGTTTcctcatttgtttaaaaaaattaaaatataaataaataaataataaataaataaataacaaataataaataaagagagGACTAGTAAAAAATGAGCGCAGGAAAAGCGCTGCTAGGATGTAGTCCTCATTCCGTATGGCCTCTCAGGTGATGACCTCACCCTAAGGTGCTATGCCAGAATGGGACCTGGAGAGGTCCAGAATCTGGAGCATAAACTGACCGCAGGAGTAGTGCTGCAGCGGGTCAACGTCTGCTCCCATCACTTGGTGTAACAGAAGAGCCTGTCCCTCGGACCAGCCCTCCAATGAGTTCTTCAGCAGTCCTAAAGGCACTGGGCAGTCTCTACAGGATTACTTGAG
The sequence above is drawn from the Onychomys torridus chromosome 18, mOncTor1.1, whole genome shotgun sequence genome and encodes:
- the LOC118569425 gene encoding protein transport protein sec31-like; the encoded protein is MTPTAADARQWGTGNFVTQAHGALCGALSPREDTDHQKAASLTRVTVSTPWERSVSFAGHKVLSTGHSLPYVGPPLDQRTQDALSGRSLSPAKHMVPSAGHRVPIPGRSFRRVPSAGTASCPGGALSAHRGAAHPTRTRRLQERTSRLGRSLLPQRSAAHPRGRGPPSPHRPGCASNPAARRGDPGAGVYRVWGRWSGPHPPALRGLSHLPRAYINAAARVPAALPSGHAAPAGCRRPALGAAAGSAGPAAPARSPPSPPPSASATSASAAASASASASAPAAPPPLLAPPQPPQPRARAHAGVESAPDADVRAPVPGGVGRGGGGDGAGTGRGRGGGGAEPVSQLTHGRNREG